GCTCGAAGATCGGGATCTCGCCCCGCTCCAGCCGCTCGATCTTGGACGGGTCCTTGTCGACGCAGGTCACGTCATGGCCGAAGTCGGCGAAACAGGCCCCTGAGACCAGGCCCACATAGCCGGTGCCGATC
This genomic interval from Actinomycetota bacterium contains the following:
- a CDS encoding NAD-binding protein — translated: MRVAMIGTGYVGLVSGACFADFGHDVTCVDKDPSKIERLERGEIPIFE